One window of the Pseudomonas sp. S04 genome contains the following:
- a CDS encoding MotA/TolQ/ExbB proton channel family protein produces the protein MTLLASPLESIESAVIWLLVVFSVATWGLALLKGVQFARLKAQDRKFHKQFWAASSLDSAAELSETHPGAAARVAQAGYAAIQVGEAPAADLSQAINHQDRLERALRQQIVRERRSLETGLAVVASIGSTSPFIGLFGTVWGIMEALKGISAAGSASLETVAGPIGAALVATGVGIAVAVPAVLVYNYFLRRLKLTAADLDDFAHDFYSLAQKSSFRVLLHPTAQKNTAQNAVHKVKEAS, from the coding sequence ATGACGTTACTGGCATCTCCACTCGAATCCATCGAAAGCGCGGTGATCTGGCTGCTGGTGGTCTTTTCCGTCGCCACCTGGGGCCTGGCGTTGCTCAAGGGTGTGCAGTTCGCGCGCCTGAAAGCCCAGGATCGCAAATTCCATAAACAGTTCTGGGCCGCCTCCAGTCTCGATTCGGCGGCTGAACTGAGCGAGACCCATCCCGGTGCTGCTGCCCGTGTGGCCCAGGCCGGTTACGCGGCGATCCAGGTCGGTGAAGCGCCGGCGGCGGACCTGAGCCAGGCGATCAATCACCAGGACCGCCTGGAGCGCGCCTTGCGCCAGCAAATCGTACGTGAACGGCGCTCGCTGGAAACCGGCCTGGCCGTGGTCGCGAGTATCGGCAGCACCTCGCCGTTCATCGGTCTGTTCGGCACTGTGTGGGGCATCATGGAGGCCTTGAAGGGCATCAGCGCCGCCGGCTCGGCAAGCTTGGAAACCGTGGCCGGACCGATTGGTGCCGCGTTGGTGGCGACGGGTGTGGGGATCGCGGTCGCCGTGCCAGCGGTGCTGGTCTACAACTATTTCCTGCGTCGCCTGAAGCTCACCGCCGCCGATCTGGATGACTTTGCCCACGACTTCTACAGCCTGGCGCAGAAGAGCTCGTTCCGCGTGCTGCTGCACCCGACGGCGCAAAAGAACACCGCCCAGAACGCTGTGCATAAAGTGAAGGAGGCGTCCTGA
- a CDS encoding energy transducer TonB, which translates to MGNVQTAASAHEVLWRQAPSGELVDLGRAYRTPLGQLRLQKTPKSSLRRREAIVLAVLAVLVHGAVIYWVNQQPTPALPIVPPEIPPMTIEFSRPAPPVVEPPPPQPAPPPVVEPPPPVVDELAVKPPPKPKPIPKPVVKQVPKPAPKAVQQPPAPPQPAAPVAAPAPPAPPAPAPVTPASANAAYLKNPAPEYPSLAQRRGWEGTVLLRVHVLASGKPGEIQIQKSSGRQQLDDAALSAVKRWSFVPAKQGDVAQDGWVSVPIDFKIH; encoded by the coding sequence ATGGGCAATGTCCAGACCGCCGCCAGTGCACATGAGGTGTTGTGGCGCCAGGCGCCAAGTGGTGAGTTGGTCGATCTCGGCCGGGCTTATCGCACGCCTCTGGGCCAGTTGCGGCTGCAAAAGACGCCCAAGAGCAGCTTGCGCCGTCGTGAGGCGATTGTGCTGGCGGTGCTGGCAGTGCTGGTGCATGGCGCAGTGATTTATTGGGTCAATCAACAACCCACGCCGGCGCTGCCGATCGTGCCGCCGGAAATTCCGCCGATGACCATCGAGTTCTCGCGTCCGGCGCCACCAGTGGTCGAACCGCCACCGCCACAACCGGCACCGCCGCCGGTTGTGGAGCCACCGCCACCGGTGGTGGATGAATTGGCGGTCAAGCCACCGCCAAAACCCAAGCCGATCCCCAAACCGGTGGTCAAGCAGGTGCCCAAGCCCGCGCCAAAAGCCGTGCAACAGCCGCCTGCGCCGCCGCAACCGGCAGCCCCGGTGGCGGCGCCAGCACCGCCTGCACCCCCGGCGCCGGCGCCGGTCACTCCGGCCTCGGCCAACGCCGCGTACCTGAAGAACCCGGCACCGGAATATCCGTCGCTGGCCCAGCGTCGGGGTTGGGAGGGCACGGTGTTGTTGCGGGTGCACGTACTGGCCAGCGGCAAGCCGGGGGAGATCCAGATCCAGAAAAGCAGTGGCCGCCAGCAGCTCGACGATGCGGCATTAAGTGCCGTGAAACGTTGGAGCTTTGTGCCGGCCAAGCAGGGTGATGTCGCCCAGGACGGCTGGGTCAGCGTGCCCATCGATTTCAAGATTCATTGA